A stretch of DNA from Cannabis sativa cultivar Pink pepper isolate KNU-18-1 chromosome X, ASM2916894v1, whole genome shotgun sequence:
AATTTCCTTCTCCGAAACTCTCTCATATGACTATATTCACACCGAGGTTCCCTTCTTCCTCAATCGCTTCAATGGCCTCCTCACATCTAATGGCAACCACTACGAAACACTCTGCTCAATCCACGAAAACCATTTCTGTAATACCACCGCCGACCTCAACTTCCCAAACGGACTCAACCACCATCACCACCACTTCTGTTCCTACCAAAAAGGTTTTTCCCAAATCCTTATTGCATAGTTAAGTTCACTAAAATCCATAACAGGGGACTTAGTATAAGCTTTCATGGGCAGGTGCTGGTACCAATCGGTTATGGTACCGAAGAAATGGAAGCTGTTATCATTGTAGACGTTCTCCGCCGAGCTGGTGCTGATGTGACGGTAGCCTCAGTGGAGCCACAGCTGGAGGTTGAAGGTTCAGGTGGTACGAAGTTGGTAGCTGACACCTCCATTAAGAACTGTTCCAATCAAGTTTTCGACCTAGTTGCTTTACCGGTTTGTTCTTATCTTTTTACTAATCTAGACTTAGTGCTTTGTAAGAATAGTATTTATGAAGTTTTTTATtagcaaaataattttttaaaacttttttttagcaACATAATCATGTTTAGTCGTAGAAATGATCAAAAATTATACTATGCTACCATAAAAAAAGCAAGTCTTTTTCCGACCATAAATTTACAATGTGCTTATGGTCGCTTAGTGTAAATTTAGTGTgattattttgctaattttgttagaaaaataaataacccaAGATACTAATTTGCATATAATATAGAACACAATTTAAGTACCTGTCCTTAATTGATTCATAGTAATTATCGTCTTTTTCCTTAGCtctctctaaatcagaagcagcagtattatttatttaatattaaattatgatGACACAATatctatttatagagttagggaagAGTTTTATTTGTCAAAGACTTCAATTAACTAGAAAAACTTACACTTTTGTTTCAACTAGATTTTACACACATAGATGCTAAGCCCTAATTATTGATCATTAATAATATGGACtaacacaacaaaaaattatctaatcaattattttaataaaaccaataaaaattaatgtaaatccaaataaaaattctaacaaatcTAACATTTTCATATTGATAGTTTGGTAAATTTTCCTCACTATAACGTTATGTTGATTGTTGGGAAGTTGTTTGTTCAGCTTTAGTTAAAAAATTAGATATGAACTGAGAATAGAATTATGTATATCATTTTAAGGGAGGAATGCCAGGGTCAGCGAGATTAAGAGACTGTGAAATTCTGAAAGAAATTACAAGCAAACATGCTGGGAAAAATGGACTTTATGGAGCAATATGTGCTGCTCCAGCTGTAACACTTCTACCATGGGGTCTTCTAAAAAGAAAGCAGGTGCattaacttggtttgttgtttgttcatgtttttaattttgatGAATTTGTTGCTGGTCAAAGTTTGTGGATAGCTAATGTTAATGTAGTTTGTCTTGCAAGACAACATGCCACCCTGCATTCATGGACAAGCTTCCGACCTTCTGGGCTGTCAAGTCGAATATCCAGGTTTCTGGAGGGCTTACAACAAGTCGGGGACCTGGAACTTCTTTTGAATTTGCGATTTGCCTCGTGGAGCAGTTATTTGGCGAGTCTGTGGCCAGAGAAGTTGGAGAATTATTGGTAAGCCATACTACTTTGaattttcattatgttggagTGGGAGAGAGGAAGTTAAATTAAGGATAGATTACTTAAAATGAGGCTTCCTGTGttagaaaaaaataacattGTAGTTCAATTAAGTATCACTAAAAGAACAAGCTGCaaagattgtgtgattagtAGCATAGGTTTGACCACTAAGCATTGCTTTTGGCTTAGAAGGGCTgaattattttgtccttttgcTGGAATTATTCCTACACTAATGCTCTTGCCACTTTCGTTTTAGATGGTCTGTGCTTCAGAAAATGAATCACGAAAGGAAGAATTCAACACAGTGGATTGGTCCTTTAACCACAACCCTCGTGTAAGTAGCTCTTATTTGTAATCTATCTTTGTTTTGCTGTTatcttttgttgttttatcCATTACATTGCTTACTAATATAGGGAAAGTCATTTTTCTGCATATTGCTCACCTTGACCCTTTTTAAACACATTCAAACTCAAAGCAATTCATGATATAGACAGCATTTCCAAGTAGATGTATAGTCAATAATATTGTTTTGTggtctaataagttatgtttgTCATTATTTGAATGTTAGACAGGTTCTTATTCCAATTGCTAATGGTTCTGAAGAGATTGAAGTGGTAACTATTGCCGATATATTAAGAAGAGCTAAGGTGGATGTTGTAGTTGCTTCAGTTGAAAAATCCCTAAAGATTAAAGCCTCTCAAGGAACCAGGATAGTTGCCGACAAGTTGATTCGAGAAACTTCTGAGTCAATATACGATTTAATCATTCTCCCGGTGAGTCAGACAAATACTTTGCAGTGATGGAACTAACTATAATTGCATGTCTCCATTGATGAAAAACAAGAACATAATTTCTGTTAATAGACTTCTGATATTTATATTGATGAATAT
This window harbors:
- the LOC115702934 gene encoding protein DJ-1 homolog C gives rise to the protein MASMESFSSILSSTALKFPSPKLSHMTIFTPRFPSSSIASMASSHLMATTTKHSAQSTKTISVIPPPTSTSQTDSTTITTTSVPTKKVLVPIGYGTEEMEAVIIVDVLRRAGADVTVASVEPQLEVEGSGGTKLVADTSIKNCSNQVFDLVALPGGMPGSARLRDCEILKEITSKHAGKNGLYGAICAAPAVTLLPWGLLKRKQTTCHPAFMDKLPTFWAVKSNIQVSGGLTTSRGPGTSFEFAICLVEQLFGESVAREVGELLMVCASENESRKEEFNTVDWSFNHNPRVLIPIANGSEEIEVVTIADILRRAKVDVVVASVEKSLKIKASQGTRIVADKLIRETSESIYDLIILPGGIAGAERLNKSRILKKLLKEQKLGGRIYGAVCSSPQVLHKQGLLKDKKATAHPSILSSLTNEVINDTKVVIDGKLITSRGLATVTEFALAIISKLFGHARARSVAEGLVYEYPRS